In Marinibacterium anthonyi, the DNA window CAGTTCCGGCGTGATGTAGTACCCGATCGCCAGGATGAAGACGAGGATCGACCCCGCCCCGATGCCCGGCACCGATTGCGGGAAATAGACCCGCCAGAACGCCGTCCAGTTGGTGGCGCCCAGGGATTTGGCCGCGCGCAGGTAGGTGGGCGGGATGGTCTGCATCACCGAATACAGCGGCAGGATCATGAAGGGCAGCAGGATGTGCGTCATCGCCACGATCGTGCCGAACTGGTTGTTGATCATCACCAGCCGCTGATCGTCGGCGACGATGCCCAGCCAGACCAGCACGTCGTTGATCACGCCCTGCTGTTGCAGCATCACCTTCCACGCCGATGTCCGCACCAGAAGCGATGTCCAGAACGGCAGCAGCACCAGGATCATCATCAGGTTCGCCTTGCGCGCCGGCAGGTTGGCCAGCAGCCAGGCCACCGGATACCCCAACGCGATGCAGCTGAAGGTGATCGCCAGCGACATCACCAGCGTGCGGCGGAACAGCATCAGGTAGATCTGCTGGTTCTCGGGCCGCGCCTCGGCCCCGTCGGGGCCCAGCTGCATGTCGACGGCGTTCAGGAAATACCCCGAGGTATAGCGCGGCGAATAGACCTTGATCGCCGACCAGTTGGGCACATCCATCCAGTCCTTGTCGATATCGGCAAAGGCGGTCTTCATGTCCACCGGCGGCATCGTGTCCAGCTGCGCGGCCACCGCCTGCAGCTGGGCCGCGCCCGGCCCGGAATAGGACGCGATGGCCGCGGCGGTGCCGGGATCCGCCAGGTCCTGCGCAAAGGCGGCATAGACGGATTCCCACGGGTCTTCCTCGGCCACGGTGTCGTTGTCGACCAGCGCGGTAAAGATGGCCCAGGCGGTATATTCCCGGGCGGTGACGGGCAACAGTTCGGCGATCGCCTCCGACGGCATGAAGCCCACGTCGCCGTTCATCGCATCGCCGGTCAGCGCCGCCAGGCGCGCGCGCTGCGCGTTCAGCAGCTTCTTGTCGCCGGGTTCGCCCGACATCATCTGGTACCAGAAGGCGCCGTCGCCCCATTGCTTGTCGATGTCTTCCAGCCAGTCCTGCCAGACCTCGCCCACGTCATCCAGCTTGCGCCCCGACGTGCGGAACAGCGACGAAATCCCCACCTGCTCATAGTTCAGGCGGGTGCCAAGCTTGGTGTGTTCCTTGGCCTCGGCGGCCAGGAACAGATCGGAATACAGCCCGCGAAAGACCGGTTCGCCCGGTGCTTCGGTGCTGTCGGCGTCCCAGTCCTGCAGGGCTTCGACCGTCTGCGGCAGCGTGTCCGACACGATCTGGTTCTCGACCGATCTGAACAGCATGTCGGCGATCGGCAGCAGGAATGTGATCAGGACAAAGATCAGCAGCGGCGCGATCAGCGCCAGCGCCCGCAGTTTCTGGTTTCGAAGCGACCGCGCAAGGCTTCGCTTCAGCGGCGTGCCGTCGGCGGCCACCATCGGGCCGGTCCGGTCCTGCGCAGTCTGTTCTTGTGTCGCGTCAGTCATCCGCGTCCCCGTTGTAATGGCGCGTCCTCTGGCCCCATGCCGTATTCTTCAAAGAAAGCCTTCCTTGAAGAAACGGGCCGGAATTTTCGAAAAATCCGGGCGGGCGGGATGCGTCCCTTGTCAGTCGTCGTCGTCGTGGCCTTCGACCAGGATGATGGTGCTGTCGGCCGTCCGTCGCCGGATCTCGGCGACGACCTGGTAATCTGGATCGTGATAGGCGGCCTTGGCCGCCTCGTAGCTGGGGAATTCGATCACCACATGCCGGTTCTGGGTCTCGCCCTCGGGCGTTTCCGACGGACCGCCGCGCACGATGAACTTCGCGCCCAGCGCCTTCAGGATCGGCGTGTCCTTCTCGACGTATTCCTTGTAGGCCTCGGGATCGCGGACCGTGATATGGCCGATGATGTAACCCTTGGGCATGGATCAGCTCCCCTCAAAGGAAAGGGGCGGACGAAAATCGCCCGCCCCGCGCCGGTCTTATTGAGCCAGCCAGGCCTGGAACTTCGCGTCGATGTCGTCGCGATAGTCGGCCCAGAACTCGTAGTTATAAAGAAGCGTGTTCTTCGAGTTCTCGGGATCGGTCGGCATGTGCGGCGCCATGTCGATGCCCAGTTCGGCATGCTTGCCGACCAGCGGGGCCGACGATGCACGGGCCGGACCATAGCTGATGTACTTGGCCTGATCGGCCAGGCGCTGGGTGTCGGTGGCGAACTTCACGAAGTCCTTGGTGCGGGCCAGGTGCGCTTCGTCCAGGCCGGTCGGGATGATCCAGCCGTCAAGGTCGAACACCTGCATGTCCCACAGCATCGCAACCGGCTGCTTCTGTTCCTCGATGACCGAGAACAGGCGACCGTTGTAGGTAGACCCCATCACGACTTCGCCATCGGCCAGAAGCTGCGGCGTGTCGGCGCCGGCCGACCACCAGACGACGTCGTCCTTGATGGTGGCAAGCTTGTCCAGCGCCTGCTGCTGGCCTTCTTCGGTGCCCAGGACGTCATAGATCTCGTCCTTGGCGACGCCGTCGCAATACAGCGCCCATTCCATGTTGTTGATCGGACGCTTTTCCAGCGCGCGCTTGCCCGGATAGGTTTCCGTGTCGAACAGCGCGCAGATGTCGGTCGGGGGCGTGTCGCCGACCAGGTCGGTGCGATAGCCCACGGTGGTCGAATAGACGATCTGCGGGATGAAGCAATCCGACACCAGCAGGTCGCCGAAATCGTCTTCGGCGGACGACCCGTCGTCACCCGGCAGCAGGTCTTCGTCGGGGTCGATTTCCATCGCCAGGCCTTCGTCGCACAGGCGGATCGCGTCAGCGGCCACCACGTCGACCAGGTCCCAGGTGATGTTGCCGGCTTCGTTCATGGCGCGCAGCTTGGCGACGGCCTCGGCCGAACTTTCGTCCCAGGTGACGGTCAGCCCCGGATGGTCCGCCAGGTACGGGTCGGCATAGGCCAGTTTCTGGCTTTTCTGGTAGGCGCCGCCCCAGCTGACCAGGGTCAGCGAATCGGCCATGTCCTGTGCCATTGCCATCGGAGCGGCAAGCGCCGTCGATGCGACAAGGGCGGCGAGTGCGTTCAGTTTCTTCATATGTGACTCTCCTTGTGTTTTTATCATTGCTTGATCCCCGGTCTGTCGCCGGGGCGGGGCCGGGCCCGGACGCGGTTCAGGCGTCGAGCGCGCGGCAATCGTCGGGCAACCAGCCGATTTCGATCTGCTGTCCCGGTTGCAGACGCGCCTGGTCGGGCGCGTTCCGCGTCTTGATGACGAATTCATCGTTGCCCGCCACGCGCAGCCGCGTGCGGAAGATGTCGCCCATGTAGATGAATTCCAGGACCTCGGCCTTCAGCGTGTGCACGCCTTCCTGCAGACGGTCCTTGTTGTATTCCACCCGCTCGGGACGGATGGACACCCGCGTGCGTTCGCCCGGCTTGGTGACGTTGACCGGCCGGGCATCGATGATCTCGCCCCCGTCCAGCTGCACCACGGCCCGGTTGCCGTTGATCTCCTTGACCACGCCTTCCAGCGTGTTGTTCTCGCCGATGAACTGGGCGACAAAGCTGTTCTCGGGTTCCTCGTACAGCTTGTCGGGCGGCGCCAGCTGCTGGATCCGGCCGTCGTTGAACACGGCGACCCGGTCCGACATGGTCAGCGCTTCGGTCTGGTCGTGGGTCACGTAGACCACGGTGATGCCCAGGTTGTCGGCGATGCGCTTGATCTCGAACTGCATGTGTTCGCGCAGCTGCTTGTCCAGCGCGCCCAGCGGTTCGTCCATCAGCACCAGTTCCGCCTCGAAGACCAGCGCGCGCGCCAGGGCGATCCGCTGTTGCTGACCGCCCGACAATTGCGCCGGACGGCGGCCGCCGAATGCGCCCATCTGCACCATGTCCAGCGCGCGCTTGACCTTCTGCTCGCGCTCGGACTTGCCGATCTTGCGCACCTCCAGCGGAAAGCTGAGGTTCTCGGCGACGGTCATGTGGGGGAACAGGGCGTAGTTCTGGAACACCATTCCGATGCCGCGCTTGTGCGGCGGGATGTTGTTGATCGAAACGCCGCCCAGCCGGATATCGCCGTAGGTGGCCGTCTCGAACCCTGCCAGCATCATCAGGCAGGTGGTCTTGCCGGACCCCGACGGTCCCAGCATCGTCAGGAATTCGCCCTTGGGCAGGGAAAGGTTCAGGTCTTTGACGACAAGTGTCTCGCCGTCATAGCTTTTCTGCACGCGATCGAATTCGACAAACGCGCTGTCGCTGGTCATGTCTGCCAAAAGCAGCTCCCCGTGTTATGTCGGCCATCTGAGTGTGGCTCTGTTGCCCTAAGCCAAACATATCGGCCACTGGTGCGCAACCGGAACGCCCGAGAAAACGGCAGACGTCCAGAATTTGCTCTTGAAAGGTCGAAAAACGCAGCCATGTCGCCGTTTTGGGCAGCGCTTGCAGGGGCCAAGACGCTCTAGATGGGCCGCAATAAGCGAAAAGGAGCCGCCATGCCCAGCCCCGACCTTCCCTTCGAGCGCAGCGAATATGCCACACGCCTTGCCAAGACGCGCACCGCGATGGCCGAGGCCGGGATCAACGTGCTGATCGTCACCGACCCGTCGAACATGGCCTGGCTGACAGGCTACGACGGCTGGTCGTTCTACGTGCACCAGGCCGTCGTGGTGTTTCCCGACGGCGATCCGCTGTGGTGGGGCCGCCGCCAGGACGCCGCCGGCGCCGTGCGCACCGTCTGGATGGACGACGACCACGTGACGTCCTATGCCGAAGATTACATCCAGACGCCGCTGCGCCACCCGATGCAGGACCTGGCATCGCGCATCATCGACCATGGCCACGGCAAGGCCTGGATCGGCGTCGAGATGGATAATTACTATTTCTCGGCAAAAGCTTACACCACCCTGGTCGAATTCCTGCCCGACG includes these proteins:
- the potB_10 gene encoding Spermidine/putrescine transport system permease protein PotB, with protein sequence MTDATQEQTAQDRTGPMVAADGTPLKRSLARSLRNQKLRALALIAPLLIFVLITFLLPIADMLFRSVENQIVSDTLPQTVEALQDWDADSTEAPGEPVFRGLYSDLFLAAEAKEHTKLGTRLNYEQVGISSLFRTSGRKLDDVGEVWQDWLEDIDKQWGDGAFWYQMMSGEPGDKKLLNAQRARLAALTGDAMNGDVGFMPSEAIAELLPVTAREYTAWAIFTALVDNDTVAEEDPWESVYAAFAQDLADPGTAAAIASYSGPGAAQLQAVAAQLDTMPPVDMKTAFADIDKDWMDVPNWSAIKVYSPRYTSGYFLNAVDMQLGPDGAEARPENQQIYLMLFRRTLVMSLAITFSCIALGYPVAWLLANLPARKANLMMILVLLPFWTSLLVRTSAWKVMLQQQGVINDVLVWLGIVADDQRLVMINNQFGTIVAMTHILLPFMILPLYSVMQTIPPTYLRAAKSLGATNWTAFWRVYFPQSVPGIGAGSILVFILAIGYYITPELVGGTTGTFISNRIAYHISSSLNWGLAAALGTILLGVVLLLYWVYDRIVGIDNVKLGG
- a CDS encoding hypothetical protein (putative conserved protein) — its product is MPKGYIIGHITVRDPEAYKEYVEKDTPILKALGAKFIVRGGPSETPEGETQNRHVVIEFPSYEAAKAAYHDPDYQVVAEIRRRTADSTIILVEGHDDDD
- a CDS encoding ABC-type uncharacterized transport system, periplasmic component, which gives rise to MKKLNALAALVASTALAAPMAMAQDMADSLTLVSWGGAYQKSQKLAYADPYLADHPGLTVTWDESSAEAVAKLRAMNEAGNITWDLVDVVAADAIRLCDEGLAMEIDPDEDLLPGDDGSSAEDDFGDLLVSDCFIPQIVYSTTVGYRTDLVGDTPPTDICALFDTETYPGKRALEKRPINNMEWALYCDGVAKDEIYDVLGTEEGQQQALDKLATIKDDVVWWSAGADTPQLLADGEVVMGSTYNGRLFSVIEEQKQPVAMLWDMQVFDLDGWIIPTGLDEAHLARTKDFVKFATDTQRLADQAKYISYGPARASSAPLVGKHAELGIDMAPHMPTDPENSKNTLLYNYEFWADYRDDIDAKFQAWLAQ
- the potA_18 gene encoding Spermidine/putrescine import ATP-binding protein PotA, with the protein product MADMTSDSAFVEFDRVQKSYDGETLVVKDLNLSLPKGEFLTMLGPSGSGKTTCLMMLAGFETATYGDIRLGGVSINNIPPHKRGIGMVFQNYALFPHMTVAENLSFPLEVRKIGKSEREQKVKRALDMVQMGAFGGRRPAQLSGGQQQRIALARALVFEAELVLMDEPLGALDKQLREHMQFEIKRIADNLGITVVYVTHDQTEALTMSDRVAVFNDGRIQQLAPPDKLYEEPENSFVAQFIGENNTLEGVVKEINGNRAVVQLDGGEIIDARPVNVTKPGERTRVSIRPERVEYNKDRLQEGVHTLKAEVLEFIYMGDIFRTRLRVAGNDEFVIKTRNAPDQARLQPGQQIEIGWLPDDCRALDA